A region of Micromonospora chokoriensis DNA encodes the following proteins:
- the lpdA gene encoding dihydrolipoyl dehydrogenase encodes MSEPNEATFDIVILGGGSGGYATALRAVQLGLKVALVEKGKLGGTCLHNGCIPTKALLHAAEIADQARESEQFGVKAELIGIDMAGVNSYKDGVIARLYKGLQGMLKGNKSITIVEGHGKLVGKNVVEVDGKRYTGRNIVLASGSYAKSLPGLEVDGERIITSDHALVMDRVPSSVIVLGGGVIGVEFASVWKSFGVDVTIVEALPRLVAAEDEESSKALERAFRKRKINFKVGKPFEKVEKTDNGVKLTIQGGETVEAELLLVAVGRGPNTADLGYEEQGVTMDRGYVLTDERLRTSVPNVYAVGDIVPGLQLAHRGFQQGIFVAEEIAGQSPAVIDEVGIPRVTYCDPELASVGLTEAKAKEQYGADKVKSYNYNLGGNGKSQILKTTGFVKLVRVEDGPVVGVHMVGARVGELIGEAQLIYNWEAYPAEVAQLVHAHPTQNEALGEAHLALAGKPLHSHA; translated from the coding sequence GTGAGCGAGCCGAACGAAGCGACCTTCGACATCGTCATTCTCGGAGGTGGCAGCGGCGGCTACGCGACCGCGCTGCGCGCCGTCCAGCTGGGCCTGAAGGTCGCGCTGGTCGAGAAGGGCAAGCTCGGCGGCACCTGCCTGCACAACGGCTGTATCCCGACGAAGGCCCTGCTGCACGCGGCGGAGATCGCCGACCAGGCCCGCGAGTCGGAGCAGTTCGGCGTGAAGGCCGAGCTGATCGGCATCGACATGGCCGGTGTCAACTCGTACAAGGACGGCGTGATCGCCCGCCTGTACAAGGGCCTGCAGGGCATGTTGAAGGGCAACAAGTCCATCACGATCGTCGAGGGCCACGGCAAGCTCGTCGGCAAGAACGTCGTCGAGGTGGACGGCAAGCGCTACACCGGCCGCAACATCGTGCTGGCCTCCGGCTCGTACGCGAAGAGCCTGCCCGGCCTGGAGGTCGACGGCGAGCGGATCATCACCAGCGACCACGCGCTCGTCATGGACCGGGTGCCGTCGTCGGTGATCGTGCTCGGTGGTGGCGTGATCGGCGTCGAGTTCGCCAGCGTGTGGAAGTCCTTCGGCGTGGACGTGACGATCGTCGAGGCGCTGCCCCGGCTGGTCGCCGCCGAGGACGAGGAGTCGTCGAAGGCGCTGGAGCGGGCGTTCCGCAAGCGGAAGATCAACTTCAAGGTCGGCAAGCCGTTCGAGAAGGTCGAGAAGACCGACAACGGCGTCAAGCTGACCATCCAGGGCGGCGAGACCGTCGAGGCCGAGCTGCTGCTGGTCGCCGTCGGTCGCGGCCCGAACACCGCCGACCTCGGGTACGAGGAGCAGGGCGTCACGATGGACCGCGGCTACGTGCTGACCGACGAGCGGCTGCGCACCAGCGTGCCGAACGTCTACGCGGTCGGCGACATCGTGCCCGGCCTCCAGCTCGCGCACCGGGGCTTCCAGCAGGGCATCTTCGTGGCCGAGGAGATCGCCGGGCAGTCCCCCGCCGTGATCGACGAGGTGGGCATCCCGCGCGTCACCTACTGCGACCCGGAGCTGGCGTCGGTGGGCCTGACCGAGGCGAAGGCCAAGGAGCAGTACGGCGCCGACAAGGTCAAGTCGTACAACTACAACCTGGGCGGCAACGGCAAGAGCCAGATCCTCAAGACCACCGGCTTCGTGAAGCTGGTCCGGGTGGAGGACGGCCCGGTGGTCGGCGTACACATGGTCGGCGCCCGGGTCGGTGAGCTGATCGGTGAGGCTCAGCTCATCTACAACTGGGAGGCCTACCCGGCCGAGGTCGCCCAGCTCGTGCACGCCCACCCGACCCAGAACGAGGCCCTGGGCGAGGCGCACCTGGCCCTCGCCGGCAAGCCGCTGCACTCGCACGCCTGA
- a CDS encoding leucyl aminopeptidase, which yields MTSPRTTNLSLVDTDPAELAVDAIVIGLHSQTGEQDATSGLAGTLLLASGAESIAAAFDGKLTETLALLGATGGPGEVVKLATLGTVTAPLVVAVGLGPEPSGAAPAPETLRRAAGAAVRALAGAPKVALALPLPDDADATAELRAVAEGALLGGYRFAGYKTRPQPTRREPVAEVLIAVPDAGDAGAQAEVTRAEAVAGAVRTSRDWVNTAPNELRPPSFADAVADAARAAGLDVEVLDETALVAGGYGGIVAVGQGSEAPPRLVKLTYTPRSGGNGKRVALVGKGITFDTGGISIKPAQGMWEMKSDMAGAAAVGAAMLAIAALKPSVAVSAYLPMAENMPSGTSYRPGDVITMFNGKRVEVLNTDAEGRMVLGDAMARACADGTDYLFETSTLTGGQVIALGKRMAGVMGTPELCERVQTVGDAVGEPAWPMPLPDDVRKGMESDVADISQVNAGMDRAGHMLQGGVFLREFVTDDVAWAHIDIAGPGYHSGEPTGYWTKGGTGVPVRTLVQLVEDIATNG from the coding sequence GTGACATCACCCCGCACCACCAACCTGAGCCTGGTCGACACCGACCCGGCCGAGCTCGCCGTCGACGCGATCGTCATCGGCCTGCACAGTCAGACCGGAGAGCAGGACGCCACCAGCGGCCTCGCCGGCACCCTGCTGCTCGCCAGTGGCGCGGAGAGCATCGCCGCCGCGTTCGACGGCAAGCTGACCGAGACCCTCGCGCTGCTCGGCGCGACGGGTGGGCCGGGTGAGGTCGTCAAGCTGGCCACGTTGGGCACCGTGACCGCCCCGCTGGTCGTCGCGGTCGGCCTCGGTCCGGAGCCGTCGGGTGCCGCCCCGGCCCCGGAGACGCTGCGTCGCGCCGCCGGCGCGGCGGTGCGGGCCCTGGCCGGCGCGCCGAAGGTCGCCCTGGCCCTGCCGCTGCCGGACGACGCGGACGCGACGGCGGAGCTGCGCGCGGTCGCCGAGGGCGCGCTGCTCGGCGGGTACCGGTTCGCCGGTTACAAGACCCGCCCCCAGCCGACCCGGCGGGAGCCGGTGGCCGAGGTGCTCATCGCGGTGCCGGACGCCGGCGACGCGGGCGCCCAGGCGGAGGTCACCCGGGCCGAGGCGGTGGCGGGCGCGGTCCGCACCAGCCGGGACTGGGTGAACACCGCGCCGAACGAGCTGCGTCCGCCGTCCTTCGCCGACGCGGTCGCCGACGCCGCCCGTGCGGCGGGTCTCGACGTCGAGGTGCTGGACGAGACGGCGCTCGTCGCCGGCGGGTACGGCGGCATCGTCGCGGTCGGGCAGGGCTCGGAGGCCCCGCCGCGGCTGGTGAAGCTCACCTACACGCCGCGGAGCGGTGGCAACGGCAAGCGGGTCGCGCTGGTCGGCAAGGGCATCACCTTCGACACCGGCGGCATCTCGATCAAGCCGGCGCAGGGCATGTGGGAGATGAAGTCCGACATGGCGGGCGCCGCCGCGGTCGGCGCGGCCATGCTGGCGATCGCCGCGCTGAAGCCGTCGGTGGCGGTCAGCGCCTACCTTCCGATGGCCGAGAACATGCCGTCGGGCACCAGCTACCGCCCGGGCGACGTGATCACGATGTTCAACGGCAAGCGGGTCGAGGTGCTCAACACCGACGCCGAGGGCCGCATGGTGCTGGGCGACGCCATGGCCCGCGCCTGCGCGGACGGCACCGACTACCTGTTCGAGACCTCCACCCTGACCGGTGGGCAGGTCATCGCGCTGGGTAAGCGGATGGCCGGCGTGATGGGCACCCCGGAGCTGTGCGAGCGGGTCCAGACGGTCGGGGACGCGGTCGGCGAGCCCGCCTGGCCGATGCCGCTACCGGATGACGTACGCAAGGGCATGGAGTCCGACGTGGCGGACATCTCGCAGGTCAACGCCGGGATGGACCGGGCCGGTCACATGCTGCAGGGCGGCGTGTTCCTGCGCGAGTTCGTCACCGACGACGTGGCCTGGGCGCACATCGACATCGCCGGGCCGGGCTACCACTCCGGCGAGCCGACCGGCTACTGGACCAAGGGCGGCACCGGCGTCCCGGTCCGCACCCTGGTGCAGCTCGTCGAGGACATCGCCACCAACGGCTGA
- the gcvT gene encoding glycine cleavage system aminomethyltransferase GcvT, protein MTDVTSAAAATRLRRSPLHERHTAAGAKFAPFGGWEMPLEYAGGGVLKEHTAVRTAVGVFDVSHLGKARVTGPGAADFVNACLSNDLGRIGPGRAQYTLCCDDATGGVVDDIIAYLYADDHVFLIPNAANTAEVVRRLRAAAPAQVTVTDEHEAYAVLAVQGPRSAELLAALGLPTEHDYMSFSAASLAGLELTVCRTGYTGELGYELVVPAEHAVAVWDALFAAGAAFELRACGLAARDTLRTEMGYPLHGQDLSLDISPVQARSGWAVGWGKPAFWGRDALLAEKAAGPRRTLRGLVAVDRAIPRPGMTLHVGDRQVGEVTSGTFSPTRKQGIALALVDTDANLTDGDEVEIDIRGRRAPLTLTKPPFVNPSVR, encoded by the coding sequence ATGACCGACGTGACCTCCGCCGCCGCCGCGACCCGGCTGCGACGTTCCCCGCTGCACGAGCGGCACACCGCCGCCGGCGCCAAGTTCGCACCCTTCGGCGGTTGGGAGATGCCGCTGGAGTACGCCGGCGGTGGCGTGCTCAAGGAGCACACCGCCGTCCGGACGGCGGTCGGGGTCTTCGACGTGTCGCACCTGGGCAAGGCCCGGGTGACCGGTCCCGGAGCGGCCGACTTCGTCAACGCCTGCCTCAGCAACGACCTGGGCCGGATCGGCCCCGGCCGGGCGCAGTACACGCTCTGCTGCGACGACGCCACCGGCGGCGTGGTGGACGACATCATCGCCTACCTGTACGCCGACGACCACGTCTTCCTCATCCCGAACGCCGCGAACACCGCCGAGGTGGTGCGCCGGTTGCGCGCCGCCGCGCCCGCGCAGGTCACCGTCACCGACGAGCACGAGGCGTACGCCGTGCTGGCCGTACAGGGCCCCCGCTCGGCGGAGCTGCTGGCCGCCCTCGGCCTGCCCACCGAGCACGACTACATGAGCTTCTCCGCCGCGAGCCTGGCCGGGTTGGAGTTGACCGTCTGCCGCACCGGTTACACGGGCGAGCTGGGCTACGAGCTGGTGGTGCCGGCCGAGCACGCGGTGGCCGTCTGGGACGCGCTCTTCGCCGCCGGTGCCGCGTTCGAGCTGCGCGCCTGCGGCCTGGCCGCCCGGGACACGCTGCGTACCGAGATGGGCTACCCGCTGCACGGGCAGGATCTCTCCCTGGACATCAGCCCGGTGCAGGCCCGCTCCGGTTGGGCGGTCGGTTGGGGCAAGCCGGCCTTCTGGGGCCGTGACGCGCTGCTCGCCGAGAAGGCCGCCGGCCCCCGGCGTACGCTGCGCGGCCTGGTGGCCGTCGACCGGGCGATTCCGCGTCCGGGGATGACCCTGCACGTCGGTGACCGGCAGGTCGGCGAGGTGACCAGTGGCACCTTCAGCCCGACGAGGAAGCAGGGCATCGCGCTGGCCCTCGTGGACACCGACGCCAACCTGACCGACGGCGACGAGGTCGAGATCGACATCCGGGGCCGCCGAGCGCCCCTGACCCTGACCAAACCCCCCTTCGTAAACCCCTCAGTGCGCTAA
- a CDS encoding DUF2314 domain-containing protein — protein sequence MLITDDFLPVPVPESLSATYLVPMTGLPKVSAKTAVAALTGRLAEPVHGLARQMLDSPLMSVDTRPISEFPELPPDLLTAFGATEEQLARLAAATHLVVVQAEYRPGWPPAHEWAARAVAAAVAESHDGDVVDVFGLQFLDPATALRSLPDEQGRIRLVDWVLVPYSSDTEGLWFTTKGLRRFGLLELQTQGVPDHLTRAWGAVMTGAARRLLRDWTDGLTGEEVPAFVQLPVLATVTGHDIAVAYGNPEQHGATAPVLLRLELDPATDPEADSFLSLRPPAGHPGPDGRYYAAACATLFSGIQPDVRYARSGDAMSQAVATARAALGDARARFVAGQLPAESQLVVKYGLPGDDGPEYVWAGVTSWEAPERIVGVSASDANTDESVRIGAPVVVEASDVVDWAVLDGTGVIQGGWTQAVLDSGEPPTP from the coding sequence ATGCTCATCACTGACGACTTCCTGCCCGTACCGGTGCCGGAGTCGCTCAGCGCGACCTACCTGGTGCCGATGACGGGGCTGCCGAAAGTCAGCGCGAAGACCGCGGTGGCGGCGCTGACCGGCCGACTGGCCGAGCCGGTGCACGGGTTGGCCCGGCAGATGCTCGACAGCCCGCTGATGAGCGTCGACACCCGGCCGATCAGCGAGTTCCCGGAGCTGCCGCCGGACCTGCTCACCGCGTTCGGCGCCACCGAGGAACAGTTGGCCCGCCTGGCCGCGGCGACCCACCTGGTGGTCGTCCAGGCCGAGTACCGGCCGGGCTGGCCGCCCGCGCACGAGTGGGCGGCCCGCGCGGTCGCGGCAGCCGTGGCGGAATCCCACGACGGCGACGTGGTGGACGTCTTCGGTCTGCAGTTCCTCGACCCGGCGACCGCGTTGCGCTCGCTGCCCGACGAGCAGGGCCGGATCCGGCTGGTCGACTGGGTGCTGGTGCCGTACTCGTCCGACACCGAGGGGCTGTGGTTCACCACCAAGGGCCTGCGGCGCTTCGGGTTGCTGGAGTTGCAGACCCAGGGGGTTCCGGACCACCTGACCCGCGCCTGGGGTGCGGTGATGACCGGGGCGGCCCGCCGACTGCTGCGGGACTGGACCGACGGGCTCACCGGCGAGGAGGTTCCGGCGTTCGTGCAGTTGCCGGTGCTCGCCACCGTCACCGGACACGACATCGCCGTGGCGTACGGCAATCCGGAACAGCACGGCGCGACCGCACCGGTGCTGCTGCGTCTGGAACTGGACCCGGCGACCGACCCGGAGGCCGACTCGTTCCTCAGCCTGCGTCCGCCGGCCGGTCACCCGGGCCCGGACGGGCGCTACTACGCGGCCGCCTGCGCGACCCTGTTCTCCGGGATCCAGCCGGACGTGCGCTACGCCCGGTCGGGTGACGCGATGAGTCAGGCGGTCGCCACCGCCCGCGCCGCGCTGGGTGACGCGCGCGCCCGGTTCGTCGCCGGGCAACTGCCCGCGGAGTCGCAGCTGGTGGTCAAGTACGGCCTGCCCGGCGACGACGGCCCGGAGTACGTCTGGGCGGGCGTGACCTCCTGGGAGGCGCCGGAACGGATCGTCGGCGTGAGCGCCAGCGACGCCAACACCGACGAGAGCGTGCGGATCGGCGCCCCGGTCGTGGTGGAGGCGAGCGACGTCGTCGACTGGGCCGTGCTGGACGGCACCGGGGTCATCCAGGGCGGCTGGACCCAGGCGGTCCTGGACTCCGGCGAACCCCCCACCCCCTGA
- a CDS encoding adenosylcobinamide-GDP ribazoletransferase, which produces MPAESRLLAGARLAVTTFTTAPVRPGRIDRPVAGTAMALAPAVGALLGALLAGVLLLSGAFAPPLVAAGVTVGAAALLTRGLHLDGLADTVDALGSYRRGAAALEIMKKPDVGPFGVVALVVVLLVQAAALADLAGRSWPACVAAVVTATAAGRFGVTVACRRGVPAARPDGLGALVAGTVGPVALAVGALAVALLAVPAVPGRPWQGPLAVVAALAVAAPLLTHVVRRLGGITGDVLGATVEVVTTLVYLGLVLSG; this is translated from the coding sequence GTGCCGGCTGAGTCGCGGCTCCTCGCCGGGGCCCGGCTGGCGGTCACCACGTTCACCACGGCGCCGGTACGGCCCGGACGGATCGACCGTCCGGTCGCCGGCACCGCGATGGCTCTCGCGCCGGCGGTCGGCGCGCTGCTCGGCGCGCTGCTGGCCGGAGTGCTGCTGCTGAGCGGCGCGTTCGCTCCACCGCTGGTGGCCGCCGGTGTGACGGTCGGTGCCGCCGCGCTGCTCACCCGAGGGCTGCACCTGGACGGGCTCGCCGACACCGTGGACGCGCTCGGCTCGTACCGGCGGGGCGCCGCCGCCCTGGAGATCATGAAGAAGCCGGACGTCGGGCCGTTCGGGGTGGTCGCCCTGGTGGTCGTACTCCTGGTGCAGGCGGCGGCGCTCGCCGACCTGGCCGGACGGTCCTGGCCGGCGTGCGTCGCGGCGGTGGTCACGGCGACCGCCGCCGGACGGTTCGGCGTCACCGTGGCCTGCCGGCGGGGCGTGCCCGCAGCCCGGCCGGACGGGCTGGGCGCGCTCGTGGCCGGCACCGTCGGTCCGGTCGCGCTGGCCGTCGGCGCGCTCGCCGTCGCGCTGCTGGCGGTGCCCGCCGTGCCGGGCCGCCCGTGGCAGGGGCCGCTGGCCGTCGTCGCCGCGCTCGCCGTCGCGGCACCGCTGCTGACACACGTGGTACGCCGGCTCGGTGGGATCACCGGCGACGTCCTCGGCGCGACGGTCGAGGTGGTCACCACGCTGGTCTACCTGGGTCTGGTGCTGTCCGGCTGA
- a CDS encoding bifunctional adenosylcobinamide kinase/adenosylcobinamide-phosphate guanylyltransferase has product MSVDGWNTVLVLGGIRSGKSEFAESLVTDAPVVRYVATAPEGDPEDTEWATRLAAHRARRPGSWTTEETTEDPRRLADVLASAEPNETLLVDDLGGWVTVLLDPEHQPADDVATIAELADALRACAARVVLVSPEVGLSLVPTTPLGRAFTDALGAANRAVADACDAVVLVVAGQPVWLKPVAAPAAPASAAAPAAPASAAAPATPATPSAPAALGTPNAPTLATGTAAAAPATAPVVPTLADAEGIPEVQLPDVLTHTPPPAPDQEPGNPWAAPTMALPMVATGLVIQPGMELPMPDEYAGPQAVDRLATLDVPGAGLGVLDRVVGFAAATQGTPTPQAWGSVRVLLLHGDHAGGGSAGAVAGESARRAAQARAGRGALARLAAENGASLQVVDVPASAAMEDEPALTPDQVESALRYGWRLAEQAADAGVQLLVLGACGAGTEAAAAAVLAATAGAEPPTVLGRVITDTGEIDDAAWMVRCAAVRDALHRTRRSSRGAKDILAELGGGDVAVATGVLLGATARRVPVLLDGPVGVAAGMVSRDLAGQARHWCLLADHGGHPAVRLAADVLGLTPLLDLRLDLGEGANALVALPLLRSVLALSAALPVHPSLGGGDEAPTGDEPASTEPSYPDTNNSDPDGTEPDFAEPEPAGPGPASTGADDQPASGRRAG; this is encoded by the coding sequence ATGTCCGTAGACGGGTGGAACACGGTCCTGGTGCTCGGCGGTATCCGGTCTGGTAAGTCCGAGTTCGCCGAATCCCTGGTCACCGACGCGCCGGTGGTCCGCTACGTCGCCACCGCGCCCGAGGGCGACCCGGAGGACACCGAGTGGGCGACCCGGCTGGCGGCGCACCGCGCCCGGCGGCCGGGCAGTTGGACCACCGAGGAGACCACCGAGGACCCCCGCCGGTTGGCCGACGTGCTCGCGTCCGCGGAGCCCAACGAGACGCTGCTCGTCGACGACCTGGGCGGCTGGGTGACGGTGCTGCTCGACCCGGAGCACCAGCCCGCCGACGACGTGGCGACGATCGCCGAACTGGCCGACGCGCTGCGCGCCTGCGCGGCGCGGGTGGTGCTGGTCAGCCCCGAGGTGGGGCTGTCGCTGGTGCCCACCACCCCGCTGGGCCGGGCGTTCACCGACGCGTTGGGCGCTGCCAACCGCGCGGTCGCCGACGCCTGCGACGCGGTGGTGCTGGTCGTCGCCGGCCAGCCGGTCTGGCTGAAGCCCGTCGCCGCCCCGGCGGCCCCCGCCAGCGCTGCCGCCCCAGCTGCCCCCGCCAGCGCTGCCGCCCCGGCGACGCCCGCCACCCCGAGCGCCCCGGCGGCCCTCGGCACCCCGAACGCCCCGACGCTCGCCACCGGAACCGCCGCGGCGGCTCCCGCCACCGCACCGGTCGTGCCGACCCTGGCCGACGCCGAGGGCATCCCCGAGGTGCAGCTGCCCGACGTGTTGACCCACACGCCGCCGCCCGCACCCGACCAGGAGCCCGGCAACCCCTGGGCCGCGCCCACCATGGCGCTGCCGATGGTGGCCACCGGGCTGGTCATCCAGCCGGGCATGGAGCTGCCGATGCCCGACGAGTACGCGGGCCCGCAGGCGGTGGACCGGCTGGCCACGCTGGACGTACCGGGCGCCGGGCTGGGCGTGCTGGACCGGGTGGTCGGGTTCGCCGCCGCCACCCAGGGCACCCCCACCCCACAGGCATGGGGCTCGGTGCGGGTGTTGCTGCTGCACGGCGACCACGCCGGCGGAGGGTCGGCCGGTGCCGTCGCCGGTGAGTCGGCGCGCCGGGCCGCGCAGGCCCGCGCCGGCCGGGGCGCGTTGGCGCGGTTGGCCGCCGAGAACGGCGCGAGTCTCCAGGTGGTCGACGTCCCCGCGTCCGCCGCGATGGAGGACGAGCCGGCGTTGACGCCCGACCAGGTCGAGTCCGCGCTGCGCTACGGCTGGCGGTTGGCCGAACAGGCGGCCGACGCCGGCGTACAACTGCTGGTCCTGGGTGCGTGCGGAGCCGGCACCGAGGCGGCGGCCGCGGCGGTGCTCGCGGCGACCGCCGGCGCGGAGCCGCCCACCGTGCTGGGCCGGGTGATCACCGACACCGGCGAGATCGACGACGCGGCGTGGATGGTCCGCTGCGCGGCCGTGCGCGACGCCCTGCACCGCACCCGCCGCTCGTCACGCGGCGCGAAGGACATCCTCGCCGAGCTGGGCGGCGGCGACGTGGCGGTGGCCACCGGTGTGCTGCTCGGCGCCACCGCCCGCCGGGTGCCGGTGCTGCTCGACGGCCCGGTCGGCGTGGCCGCCGGCATGGTCAGCCGCGACCTGGCCGGGCAGGCCCGGCACTGGTGCCTGCTCGCCGACCACGGGGGGCACCCGGCGGTACGGCTCGCCGCCGACGTGTTGGGTCTCACCCCGCTGCTCGACCTGCGGCTGGATCTCGGTGAGGGCGCGAACGCGCTGGTCGCGCTGCCGCTGCTGCGTTCGGTGCTGGCGTTGTCCGCCGCGCTGCCGGTGCACCCGTCACTCGGCGGCGGCGACGAAGCCCCGACCGGCGACGAGCCGGCGTCCACCGAGCCGAGCTACCCCGACACGAACAACAGCGACCCGGACGGCACCGAGCCCGACTTCGCCGAGCCGGAACCGGCCGGCCCGGGACCGGCCAGCACCGGGGCGGACGACCAGCCGGCGTCGGGCCGGCGTGCCGGCTGA
- a CDS encoding serine/threonine-protein kinase, which yields MLTRGVLLGDRYRLGERVATGGMGAVWRGTDVLLEREVAVKVLLPSLVADQEFTARFRAEARMLAALRHPGVVPVHDVGQAVLADGSRVDYLVMEYVEGEPLSARVRASGQLNAATTMSVLAQAADALHTAHLAGIVHRDVKPGNLLVKADGTVVLVDFGIARSRDMAGLTAANMVLGTASYMSPEQATGQPVSAATDVYALGAVAYFCLAGQPPFHGDNPLAVALRHAQEEPPPLPPGTPPAVAAVVARALDKRPEDRFGSAAELAAAAADARDSTLASIPVSARPPWALAAPTPGVAAAASPAGPAPATPADLASASPGSLASASPAGLASAPSVAATPPAGSVSAGPAGSVPAGPAGSVSAGPAGSMSAGPAALRPPANAAVEATTEPKPTREDAIGIGPVGRRRPLLVGAGAVVLVALVVAVAVVALRHEATPDSADQPPALAGGSAAVTDAPLPRGDATTTGPRPSGTPGATRTATADPTGSPADATASGGPGRTAGAPGTTPTGTTSSRPTPGRTPSSRPNPYTAAQACGSGYQVIDSATLTGTDGQRKGRVFLTYHSGTGTNCVVTLKDTAVGTKSAVSAYLEVQGRARSTDSGSFDYYAGPVKASAAGTCVKWGGATGGASYGSGFEHCD from the coding sequence GTGTTGACTCGGGGAGTGCTGCTCGGCGACCGGTACCGGCTGGGCGAACGGGTGGCGACGGGCGGGATGGGCGCGGTCTGGCGCGGCACGGACGTGCTGCTGGAACGCGAGGTGGCGGTGAAGGTGCTGCTTCCGTCGCTGGTCGCCGATCAGGAGTTCACCGCCCGGTTCCGGGCCGAGGCACGGATGCTGGCCGCGCTGCGGCACCCCGGCGTCGTTCCGGTGCACGACGTGGGGCAGGCCGTGCTCGCCGACGGCAGCCGGGTCGACTACCTGGTGATGGAGTACGTCGAGGGCGAACCGTTGTCCGCCCGGGTACGCGCGTCGGGGCAGCTGAACGCCGCCACCACCATGTCGGTGCTGGCCCAGGCCGCGGACGCGCTGCACACCGCCCACCTCGCCGGCATCGTGCACCGGGACGTGAAGCCGGGCAACCTGCTGGTGAAGGCCGACGGCACGGTGGTGCTGGTCGACTTCGGCATCGCCCGGTCCCGGGACATGGCCGGGTTGACCGCCGCGAACATGGTGCTCGGCACCGCCTCGTACATGTCCCCGGAGCAGGCAACCGGGCAGCCGGTCTCGGCCGCCACCGACGTCTACGCGCTCGGCGCGGTGGCGTACTTCTGTCTTGCCGGACAGCCGCCCTTCCACGGCGACAACCCGCTGGCGGTGGCGCTGCGGCACGCCCAGGAGGAGCCTCCCCCACTGCCGCCGGGCACCCCACCGGCGGTCGCCGCCGTGGTGGCCCGCGCGCTGGACAAGCGCCCCGAGGACCGGTTCGGCAGCGCCGCCGAGCTGGCGGCGGCCGCCGCCGACGCCCGCGACTCGACACTGGCGAGCATCCCGGTCTCGGCCCGCCCACCGTGGGCGTTGGCCGCTCCCACCCCGGGTGTCGCAGCCGCCGCCTCGCCGGCCGGCCCGGCCCCCGCCACGCCGGCCGACCTGGCATCCGCGTCGCCGGGCAGCCTGGCTTCCGCCTCGCCGGCCGGCCTGGCCTCCGCACCGTCGGTCGCGGCGACGCCGCCCGCCGGGTCGGTGTCGGCGGGACCCGCCGGGTCGGTGCCGGCGGGGCCTGCCGGGTCGGTGTCGGCGGGACCCGCCGGGTCGATGTCGGCGGGGCCTGCCGCGCTACGCCCACCGGCGAACGCCGCGGTCGAAGCGACGACCGAGCCGAAGCCGACCCGGGAGGACGCGATCGGGATCGGGCCGGTGGGCCGACGCCGTCCACTGCTGGTCGGGGCCGGCGCTGTCGTCCTCGTCGCGCTCGTCGTCGCGGTGGCCGTGGTGGCGCTCCGGCACGAGGCGACGCCGGATTCCGCGGACCAGCCACCCGCGCTGGCCGGCGGGTCGGCGGCGGTGACCGACGCACCGCTGCCGCGCGGGGACGCGACCACCACCGGGCCCCGACCCAGCGGTACGCCGGGCGCCACCCGCACCGCGACGGCCGACCCGACCGGATCCCCGGCCGACGCGACGGCCAGCGGCGGGCCGGGCCGGACCGCCGGCGCACCGGGCACCACGCCGACCGGTACGACCAGCAGCCGACCGACGCCCGGCCGCACCCCGTCCAGCCGACCCAACCCGTACACGGCGGCGCAGGCGTGCGGCAGCGGCTACCAGGTCATCGACTCGGCGACGCTGACCGGCACCGACGGGCAGCGCAAGGGCCGGGTCTTCCTGACGTACCACTCGGGCACCGGCACCAACTGCGTGGTCACCCTCAAGGACACGGCGGTCGGGACGAAGTCGGCGGTCTCCGCGTACCTGGAGGTGCAGGGGCGGGCCCGGAGCACCGACAGCGGGTCGTTCGACTACTACGCCGGGCCGGTGAAGGCCAGCGCCGCCGGGACGTGCGTGAAGTGGGGCGGTGCCACCGGTGGGGCCAGCTACGGCAGCGGCTTCGAACACTGCGACTGA